The following proteins are co-located in the candidate division KSB1 bacterium genome:
- the fliF gene encoding flagellar basal-body MS-ring/collar protein FliF yields the protein MAEAATKGKSFSTWYREVSAQYTPVQKVVFVVTLAAIVGGFFFLLRWATQPEFVTLYSDMDLKDGEKVVELLRSSRVPYRLEEGGRAILVPANRVYELRMKLAAEDLPRSGKIGYEVFDKKDIGVSEFVQSVNYQRALEGELGRTIQALSEVEFARVHLVFPKDRLFKEDQQKPTASVLLRLRPGARLREEQVAGIANLVANSVEGLDERDVTIVDTEGRILSDNTERDSVVGLSASQLELQKKVEAYLQSKAQTMLDGVLGPGNAIVRVAAELNFKKADKVAESYDPDLAAVLSQENLEETSGDTSGKPLVSSRRTVTNYQVSKTVEHVVESVGNIERLSVAVLVNGAYRTSQGPDGGTVREYVPRSEEELSRLEAMVKGAVGFSEERGDQFEITNLQFDTSLLTEGEEWLKTVQRKERMAFYVSLGQKILVGVLLLLLLALLRSRLRRFRGSLTAAEQPSAEQLIGAKRAELGAGREAPELSEDAKARAELEKQVVDFTRENPRAAARLIRYWLVEE from the coding sequence ATGGCTGAAGCTGCTACAAAAGGCAAATCCTTTTCCACGTGGTACCGAGAGGTTTCGGCACAGTACACCCCAGTGCAGAAGGTGGTGTTCGTCGTCACGCTCGCAGCCATTGTCGGTGGCTTTTTCTTCCTCTTGCGCTGGGCAACACAGCCAGAATTCGTCACCCTCTACTCGGACATGGACCTCAAGGACGGGGAAAAAGTCGTCGAGCTCCTCAGGAGCTCGAGGGTGCCATACCGATTGGAGGAAGGGGGAAGGGCCATTTTGGTACCCGCCAACCGGGTGTACGAATTGCGCATGAAGTTGGCGGCTGAGGACCTTCCGCGTTCGGGGAAAATCGGCTACGAGGTCTTTGACAAGAAGGACATCGGCGTCTCCGAGTTTGTCCAGTCGGTGAACTACCAACGGGCGCTGGAGGGAGAACTGGGGCGCACGATCCAAGCCTTGTCGGAAGTGGAGTTTGCCCGGGTGCACCTGGTATTCCCGAAAGATCGACTGTTCAAAGAAGATCAACAGAAACCCACCGCTTCGGTGCTCTTGCGCCTCCGCCCTGGGGCGCGGCTGCGCGAGGAACAGGTAGCAGGCATCGCAAATCTGGTGGCCAACAGCGTGGAGGGTCTTGACGAGCGCGATGTGACCATCGTGGACACCGAAGGGCGTATTCTTTCGGACAACACTGAGCGAGATTCCGTGGTCGGCCTGTCCGCGAGCCAACTGGAGCTGCAGAAGAAGGTCGAGGCTTACCTGCAGAGCAAGGCCCAGACGATGCTCGATGGCGTGTTGGGGCCAGGCAACGCCATCGTGCGCGTGGCGGCGGAGCTGAACTTCAAGAAGGCTGACAAGGTGGCGGAAAGCTACGATCCAGATTTGGCCGCGGTGCTAAGTCAGGAAAACCTTGAGGAGACGAGCGGCGATACCTCTGGGAAACCGCTGGTGAGCTCGCGGCGCACGGTCACCAATTACCAGGTCAGCAAGACGGTGGAACACGTGGTGGAGTCGGTGGGCAATATTGAGCGGCTTTCGGTGGCGGTGCTGGTCAACGGCGCCTACCGAACGTCGCAGGGGCCCGATGGCGGCACAGTGCGCGAATACGTTCCGCGCAGCGAAGAAGAGCTGAGTCGCCTGGAGGCAATGGTCAAGGGCGCGGTGGGGTTCAGCGAAGAGCGTGGGGACCAATTCGAGATCACCAACTTGCAGTTCGACACGAGCCTGTTGACCGAGGGCGAGGAATGGCTGAAGACCGTGCAGCGCAAGGAGCGCATGGCCTTCTATGTGTCGTTGGGGCAGAAGATACTGGTGGGGGTGCTGCTGCTGTTGTTGTTGGCGCTTCTGCGCTCGCGCCTGCGCCGGTTCCGGGGCTCGCTGACCGCTGCTGAGCAGCCTTCTGCCGAGCAGCTCATAGGGGCGAAGCGCGCTGAACTCGGTGCCGGACGTGAAGCCCCAGAGCTCAGCGAAGACGCAAAGGCGAGAGCCGAGCTGGAAAAGCAAGTCGTGGACTTTACCCGCGAAAATCCTCGCGCCGCTGCACGCCTGATCAGATACTGGCTAGTCGAGGAGTGA
- the fliE gene encoding flagellar hook-basal body complex protein FliE, whose product MRIEQISNLSSGSLPQSERIGVPQSGEVPSFGQIINKYLDETNQMQLKAGEAVRQMASGQIEDIHEVMIAVEKSRVSLELVIEIRNRLLEAYRELMRMQV is encoded by the coding sequence ATGAGAATTGAACAGATCAGTAACCTCTCTAGCGGGTCCCTGCCACAATCCGAAAGGATCGGCGTGCCGCAGTCTGGGGAGGTACCAAGCTTTGGGCAGATTATCAACAAGTACCTGGACGAGACCAATCAGATGCAGCTCAAGGCCGGCGAGGCAGTTCGGCAAATGGCGTCTGGCCAGATCGAGGATATTCACGAAGTGATGATTGCTGTGGAAAAAAGCAGGGTGAGCCTGGAGCTGGTCATTGAGATCCGCAACCGCTTGCTGGAAGCCTACCGCGAGCTGATGCGCATGCAGGTGTGA
- the flgC gene encoding flagellar basal body rod protein FlgC, whose translation MGLERLFTVLNVAASGLAAQRQQLDAAASNIANAETLETPEGGPYRRRDVVFRQTGVEKFSTLVQRELARLGPVGERIMAARARLLGHRSPAVAVEAKEVRESSDQGQLVYDPGHPLADAEGYVRKPNVNMVKEMLSLMTATRAYEANLSVVQATKTMAKKALEI comes from the coding sequence ATGGGATTGGAGCGGTTGTTTACGGTGCTCAACGTTGCCGCCTCAGGGCTGGCGGCGCAACGGCAGCAGTTGGATGCGGCTGCGAGTAACATCGCCAACGCCGAGACCCTGGAGACGCCCGAGGGCGGTCCTTATCGCCGACGGGACGTGGTGTTCCGACAAACCGGCGTAGAAAAGTTTTCCACTCTCGTGCAACGCGAGTTGGCGCGCCTGGGGCCGGTGGGCGAGCGTATCATGGCAGCGCGCGCACGACTGCTGGGTCATCGCTCCCCGGCCGTCGCCGTCGAGGCAAAGGAGGTAAGGGAGAGCAGCGACCAGGGGCAGTTGGTCTATGATCCCGGACACCCCCTCGCAGACGCTGAGGGCTATGTGCGTAAGCCAAATGTGAACATGGTTAAAGAGATGCTCTCGTTGATGACCGCCACGCGGGCCTATGAGGCAAACCTGAGCGTGGTGCAAGCCACTAAGACGATGGCAAAGAAGGCGTTGGAGATTTAG
- the flgB gene encoding flagellar basal body rod protein FlgB yields MLDGIFARTSIPLLHRILNLTTARERAIASNVANVNTPGYRRKDVAFEELLAEATGRGFLSGLKAHERHMDVGGARLAGEQVPLEEVPGTGGAANDVNIETEMVEMAKTQLTYLVSAQLISNNFKALLASIRGRT; encoded by the coding sequence ATGCTCGACGGGATCTTTGCTCGCACATCGATACCTCTGCTGCACCGCATCCTGAACTTGACCACGGCGCGGGAGCGGGCCATCGCCTCGAACGTGGCCAATGTCAACACCCCTGGCTATCGTCGGAAGGACGTGGCCTTCGAGGAACTGCTTGCGGAGGCAACCGGCAGAGGCTTTCTCTCGGGGCTTAAGGCTCACGAGCGCCACATGGATGTTGGCGGGGCGCGGCTTGCGGGCGAGCAAGTGCCGCTGGAGGAGGTGCCTGGTACAGGTGGCGCGGCCAACGACGTGAACATTGAGACAGAAATGGTCGAGATGGCCAAGACGCAACTTACCTACCTGGTGTCGGCGCAGCTGATTAGCAATAACTTCAAGGCGCTCTTGGCCAGCATACGTGGCCGCACGTAG